The Nicotiana tabacum cultivar K326 chromosome 1, ASM71507v2, whole genome shotgun sequence genome segment AACTATCACTTGATTTTCTCAAATTATTACGAGCACCCCTTTTTACCATATCTGCTCCAGTCTCAGCTTGCTTTCCAGTAGCTCTATCCCTTCCATATAGCTCAATTAGCTTATCATAATTTCTAATCGGTTTGTTTTTCCATTCAGCAGCTTCAAGCTTAGCCTGCACAAAAAAAGTACAATATAATAATGCAGAAAATGGGATAAACATTATAAGATGCAAATAAAGAACAAAACTGCTAAAAATAAATGTATGTGTATCAATTGATCCCATACTTTAGATTCAACATTCCACATATTTGTGTTGAAATCCCATGCAAACCCGCTCATACCATTTTGAAATGTGTCATAACACTTgctaaattttgttttaatatttctcATTCGGTTGTGAACTCTCTCCTTGGTAAAAACTTTATCTGGAAATTTTGATTGCATCTCTTTCACTATATTGTCAATCACGTGTGCAGTAAAAGTTCCACCAACCCTGTTTCCAAGTGTGTGCTCATGATAGAATGCATCAATTAAGGCATCATCCATAGCATTTGACCAAATACAAACAGAAGTGTTATCTGAAAGATTTGTGTCGCTTGAGGATGCCTTTGACCTTTTCAGCATATTGATAACTACATAATTAAGAGATATTCATAAGACTTAATGAAAAATTTATCAGACATAATATTTGTaagagttataaaataaaataaatgcatagtacataatatattttattcaaataatagccgaaattactttcaaacaacatcaaataaatAAACACGAAAAAATTCGTTGACTTTTTCTCTCCTAGAAGATTAAACTTGATAATTAGCCCACATGTCAGCTGCTATGCCATCTCTAATTAACTCCCCCCTTCTAAACTCCTCATTACTTTCCCTAGGATTTGGTGGTTTCTTCATGCACATCATTATCATTCATAAGCTCCGCATCAACTTGTGCAAGTAACTCATCATTTGGATCTGCACCTCTTAAGTAGTTGTGCAAAATACAACATGCAAAAATAATAAGCTTTTGGGTTTCAACACCATATGACGGTTCAGTTGAACTAGAAATTATAGGAAATCTCTTTTTAAGAACTCCAAAAGCTCGTTCAATAGCATTACGCAAAGATGCGTGTCGCAGATTAAATAATTCACAAGGATTTCGAGGTGGATTTCTTGAATACTCTTTCAAGTGATATCGCTCCCCACGATAAGGCGTAATAAGTCCACTTCTCAACATCAATCCAGCATCAACAAGGTAGTATTTTCCTAAAGATAAAAAGTAAAAGCTTTAATTCTTTATTCATCACATCTTTCTCTATATAAATATATGAAATATTTACCTTCTGGAAGTTTTAGCGGGTCTTGTCTATTTAGCGCTTCTTTCATGATTCTTGAATCAGATGCCGTCCCTTCCCAACCAGCTAATACATATGTGAATTTTAAATCAAATGTGCATGCAACCAATATATTTTGTGTTGGATAATCTTTTCTTCCACGGTATCTGGGTGCTTCACGTTGTGAAACTTTAACACGTATATGTGTTCCATCAATTGCACCAATACAATCCTAGCATTATTATAATAAATTATATGCAATCAACCTTGAATTTAGCTAAAAGTTCAATAAAATTGTATTTGTGTTCACCTTAAAATATGGGTAGAATCTTGGGCTGCTGGCAATTTTAGAAGGAACTTGAGAGCCATCAGgctatttaataaatttttcatATAACCCCAAGATCGCTCGCAGGACAATATGAAAATGACGACTAACCGACTCCACAGATCGTCGAAAGATAAAAGCTAACTCGCGATTCGTCGTATTATGTGCTAACATGTAAATTGTTTTTGCAACTTGCTCTTCAGCTGTAGCTTGAAGTGTTGGTCTAAGATCACCCTCTCTAACTAACATCTCACATAGACCGGTAAAAGCTAAAGGGGTCATTCTTATAATATTACGACAAAGTTCAgttgagaataaatgacttaataATTCATGTCTAACTTGTTCACTTTCCAGTCGTATATCATGTGTGATCGTACGTCGGCCATTTCCAATTTCACGTACATAAGTCCAAAACCAAATAGCTACTAAGCAAGCAACATATGTAGCTAAAGAGCTCACTTGTTCCAATAtctatttattattttgattattccgATCAGCcatctataataaaattaaatgagttacatcaaccaattaactacataaaataaatataaaccgAAAATAAACTCTTCTTCATAGAACACATTATGAAGTATGAAGGAAAATTTAAATACATACTAATAGGATTGTACAAAAAAGAGAATTCTAGTCAAATATTTCATCACATTACACTAAATTAATTaagtaaacaaaaaaatatataagcaAATTTATTTGTTACAACAGAAGCCACACATAAttcatgttttatattttttatcgGTTTTGACTGTATCAAACTAATAACTTGATGCTACACTTTAAACCATGATATTAACTCGATAAATTATATCACCAGAACACACAAGAAAAGAGATGGAAATAATAATCTTAAATTTCTGAAGAGATTCAACAAAGTGAATTAAAACTAGCATCGTCTGTGGTTCCCTGCCCCCAAATTTTCCagtaaacaaaaattaaaagccAAAAGTATCCAGCTAAAACCAACAGTAATGATACATAATAACAATGAGCAAAAAGCACATGACACACAATAGCAAGAGTGGAATTAGTTAAAAGAGATGACTAGTTGCACGGCATAAAACTAACCTTTCTGCTGAAAACTAAAAGAGATGAAAACTAATCCTGGGGTAACAACAGGAAGAAAAGAGATGAAAACTAACCTGTAAAAATTTTGTTGGAAAGAGATGATACGTCGTTGACTAGTTGCACGGCAGAAAGAAGATGGAGAGAAAGTACTTATTAGTTTGGTGAATATAATATAAATTAGTCTTAtgatacgcgcgttgcgcgtgtacgcTATCTCAATgagtaaattttttaaaaaacataCTATATTGACAAAAAGATGCTTGGTGGCTAATTTCGGTGGTCAATATTATTAACCTTTCTTTATTATGCTATTTGTTACTTTTTTCATCCCAATATGATTgtctaattttaattttttgatatcATAAGAAAAAACAATtcgaaatatttatatttctctcAAAAATAATCTTTGTTTTATGAAAACAAGGACGTTCAAAGAAGTCATGAACGTCCATTATGGTTCCTTCTTCTACAGTATATTAAGGATATTGTAGTTAGTATATTAAGGATATTGTAGTTATGGAAAGAtttaaactcctaaatattagtagttcttacataattcaaataaagaaagttttaatagttaaaattttagttaatttaaaagtcctaaaaattaggaaaataataagatgacaatgactattttgtccagtGTGAACTTTATTTTAaaggggtaaaaaagacgaacgacattttgctaagggctttcgtgcttttaatatagtatagataataGGGTAAAGAGTAATATTGAAATATAGAATAATAAGTGTGGGCATAATTGGAAAGGAAAATGCGGAACAATCCCACCACACCAATTTGGTTGTTTCATAAAATGAGATTTTTCATTGTTCCGGAACAATAGATTTAACAATATGATACAATCAGTTTTATattaacaatcaaaacaaacattgtatctggggtaacaatacaatacaaccggaaacaaccatccaaacaacgTGTAAGTTTCAAATAAAAGATTAGACGAATCAAAAGCCCGTTTGGCCAtgaaatttttcaatttttgtcaattttttttaattttttttcgaaattagtgtttggccataaaattttcaattttcacttcaaGATGAATTTTAGAATtgttcgaaaatttgaaaaactccaaaaaataacccaaaattatattaatgttcaaacacaactctaattttaaaatatcattttcactttttccaaaattttaaaattcttatgtccaaattgTTTTTAGAAGTTGATTGAACCGGTAAATTGTTTGGTAACGATgaagaaaagtaaaaataaagagTTAGCCTGCGACGAATGAAAACCCTCTCCTCTTCCACCTGCTAGGAATCTTCAAGCTTTTGCTGTTCCAATCCTCTTAATCCGCCAATATACTTGaaaattttgttaattttttctGCACTATAGGAGCAACGTATGACACTATTTTGGAAAATCTGATCAGAATTTTTTTAAAATCGCCATTTTTGGAAACTCTGAGGACCGTCCATCATTGTAGGAGGTCAAGATCAAACACGACTATGAGCATTTCACCTTCACTGTTTAGTTCTTCAGCCTCACTACTCTCCGTTCTCACGCTTCTTCTAACATTCACTCATGGGAACACGTAAGTGACTCCGTTGCTTATGTCATCATTATACCTAATATTCAAAATTTTGGTGCAATTTACATCACAATGTTGCTGATTTGTGCTTTATTTTTGGAAATAGATCagtttcttttaataataatgaGTTTTgcaatatattatttgatttAACTTATGTAGGGTGACAATATATATAAATTTGACACAATCGTTGTAATTTAATTGGTTGAAGACATGCCAGGTTAAAAATCCATCCTCATTCCTCACTATGAATAGTTACATATAAGTTATAATGATTTAAGTTGCAGAGTTAATAGTTTGTATACTTTTTCCAAGTTACCACTCAATGCTGATTATACAGAGTTACATGCGATTTCTATTTAGGTGACTTGATTGTATAGATATTTCCTATTACCATCCATTGCATTCAACTTAAACTCGGGCTATAATTAGCTTATAAATAACCTGATTGAGTACGTATGATTTATACCAACACTGTGTAAAAGTTAAACTTCATAATGTTATAGGATGGATGTAAAGGTTTTGCAAGTTGGACAGGAGCTAATGAAGGAAACTCTTCCATTGCAGTCCGGATCTAGACTATATGAACTGCAAGGGTTGAATTCGAATAAGTGGTATGAAGTGAAGATCTCATATCCTGCTTCTGTATGTACATTTGCATTCTTGCCTACTAGTTTTGTATACCCTATTGGTATTTAAAGCTTAAACCTTTTGCTGTTGAATGTATAACAGATACCAGCGACTTTTACTTTACAACTAAGTAAAGGAAGTTCGGGGCTAAATGGTGGTAGGAAGTTATTGAACACTGAGAAGATTATTTTTCAGGCTGACAGTATTCAATTGCTTGGTGACAAGGTTTGGTTATGTCAGCATGATATAGAGTGATTTGTTTTTCGGCTCATTTTTATGGCGGTAAAGGCACTGATAATGGAATTTGGCGCAGGGTGGAACATCTGTCCTGGTAAATGTGGAGCCTGAGGGAATTGTTGCAATACCTGGGGTAAAGGAGAGGAAGTACGTGATATATAATATAGGTAAAATTTTCCCCTTAATTTAGATAGTTCAAAGTTCCATTCAACATATTTAATCATCTTCTCACATGCCACTATGATAATTGTTCACTAAAATTGTCATCACTTATAAGCGAATTGGAAATGCTAAATTTTGAAACATACCTTAACCTCCTTTTTTTCCTCCCACAAAAAAGTGGGAAAGAAGCAAGACCAATATACCTATGACTTGTGTTTTTGAGTGCCATagcaaaataaaaaggaaagggaaaTGCAATAATTGAAGGCTACCTGTTAATAAATTGAAAATAGGCGTATTGACATAACTCTCTTTGATCTAGGAAGTGCGTTTATGTGAAATAGAAAAAAGGTTAAAGCATGCTATTGAAATTTATTTAGGCTATGAATCAGCTATATCAATATACGGGGACAACAATAGCAACTATGCCTCTATCCCGAGCAAGTTTTTGGGTCGGCTTTATTAATCCTCGTTGCCCATATCGTTCCATTTAAGCCTGAGTCCATATACCAAGTTGTCATATACAACTTATATTATCTGTACCAAGTGTCAAGTGGAACCCCTTAGATTAAAGGAATCCCTAAAAGCTGTTGCAAAAGATTGTCAAAGGGAAGAACGTAGAGCATGCAAATTCTCTTGCAATGGTCTGGTGATTTATTTATTACTCCTATTAGAAGAAGCTAAAATTTTTATAGGTGTTATACAGATTTGCattgtttcttgtcacttgaagaagagaaaaaaaggtaATTTTGTGTGAGGAATATATAATATGggaaaagacaaaggaaaatgtTGTGCATGTTTAAGTCCTCAACTGGAGATGCTATTATTATCTAGTTTAGTGGAGTTTCTATCGTATAGGATGAGAGTTTATTATGACGATGAGAATATATGAGCCATGATCTACAGAACTCTGAGAACTGCTCTAGCCAGTGGCTATTGCACCCATTGGCAGGCAGCAAACTCCTTTCGATAGGTGTGTTGGTGTTGGGAAGTTAAATTTTAGCAGATATTTTATTACGCTCTCTTCAGAAGGGAGGATGGCAAGATAAAGTTTAGTATGGATGTATATAGTTGGCTCAACTTAGCATCTGTAAATTCCCCTAGTAATCTTTTGGATTTTGTCAGCTCCCTAGCCTTAGCTTAGCTTTCTTCTGTAGTGGAGctgattttattattatgtacTCTCACTCTTTTGTATTATTTGCATCTTCTTAGTACCTTAAATGAAATTTCCCttcatttaaaaataaatcagtATGGATGGTTATAAAGTTGATCACTTAAAGTCCTATTATAACAAATTACACCTCACACATATTTCAACTTAAGATGCCTCAAAACATTTATCTACTAATGGAGTCATAGCAATGTAGATAC includes the following:
- the LOC107823143 gene encoding uncharacterized protein LOC107823143 produces the protein MSISPSLFSSSASLLSVLTLLLTFTHGNTMDVKVLQVGQELMKETLPLQSGSRLYELQGLNSNKWYEVKISYPASIPATFTLQLSKGSSGLNGGRKLLNTEKIIFQADSIQLLGDKGGTSVLVNVEPEGIVAIPGVKERKYVIYNIVCDELLFGIPHQAWYVVVLVVLCLALALVIPSFLPPYLLPKNQGLNAAGRGISKDS